The following DNA comes from Castanea sativa cultivar Marrone di Chiusa Pesio chromosome 10, ASM4071231v1.
CTAGATGAATAAGGTTTATGGGATAGTTCATAGTTGGTATTGATTTGTCTTGCACTTTGTCGTAATGTCATTCTTTGATTTCCCAAAAGGACAAAGATGATTCCATGCAACTATGCAAGTGGTGGGTAAGTgggttgaattttcaattttcaacattcATCATGTCGTGTGTTACTTGGAAGTAAGCTTGTAACTTGTAGTGTAGGATAATATTATAATGCTCCCACTATTTCAACTGAAATATTTATGTTCAAATTTTCTTattctaactattgaattattaaaaataataataattaataatctcGAACTCATTAACTTGaacaaaaatccatttttttcacAGTTTAGATATCCAAGAATTTGCTCgaatttagattttcaaattccATGTAATTCATGTGAAAATATCAATATTTGTTATGcgaatatttatatttttggttctaaatattcctttttaatttgttataaaagcAAATCAATACGATAACTAGGCCTTAGGCCCTAAACAAAATTTATGGTACTACCCCTTATATGATATCAAGAGACAAATAAATTTGTTGACGTAATTTGGCAAATTTGGGAACTAAAATTATGCTTTCTCAAACTTTTTGTTTGTACTGGACTTGCCCCTCATCATCCATGTATGTATTTACAGGAAGTCCAAGGGTTGCCTTCTCCTAAACTAGtttaactagtcgctaacccatgCGATGCACAGAAAAActattgattctaaaaaaaaaaaaaaaattcaacattgaGTAAATAGatattctggaaaaaaaaattaatctaaataaataattaatcaaccaaaaatatagcttttaataagaaaataaaaaatcacatgaacctaaataaaaaacatttaacgtgaagaattaagatcacacaaaaaatcacacgaatctaaataaaaaacatttaaggtgaagaattaagatcaacctacttgtaagtgcacaattgtacccggacccaatagcaagtgatgggctcaggcccaataagccttatacaatgaaatttgtagagtatgagtttgaaacctaagTTTGGGATGTTAGaagttgattaacaggctagagtgccacaattTATGCAagtgataaataaatatgacaaagaagcctcctcggacgtaagccgaggacaatttgtataatACTTCTCTTTCGATGCccaagattacaatttttagttctttttcagCTAACCAGTAGGTCCCCCTTTCTtccctctctcgtcttcttatatacttcttcttcttccctgtttcgttcacgtgtcatacaaatcttcctcctagatacttgtcccatccaccaccttcttgaagtcttcaaataatagcaggaaggctgaattctactgttcagaggccatttttccattaatgcggctagggaggtagatgcagggcctttaatgtggtggtagcagcttttttctcagatatttctcacatgttcctgcttctaaagagtgcttggatcacacttttacccaccagttcttccagaattctgtctctaaccCGTTTAGCAAGTTCCAGGGCCGTTGCTGGGCCTGTctgaggagatactcctcctcggacaactccttggacctctatagtgcggactgacttgtgggctAGAGACCCTGATCAAACAGATTTGTACcaaccaatcaggcccaaaacccaaacgtttgttcaagcacttttaccccccacactacTGATACGCAAATACCAAAAATTCcaagacttaaaacttcaaaattcatAGAATCCCTAAATTATACttcaaaatcaaaccaaattcaacaaatttatatataacataccaaataaaaatttatcgttTCATAAGCTGTAAGACATAGGTTacactttgatttttttccaaaaaaatagagatgttttatctgcaatgtacaataaaaaaaaataattagtagaaatttcaacccaaaaattaaacccACGATTATCAAcgtaagtctttttttttcaatgttagtcttttttttttagtcctatcataatttgtgtttttatatagattatcaacgtttgaatttgagtttaagttagacttgttagagagatatattaagtttcactctttgttaagttttgattaaatgaaaaaaaaaattattttaaaaaaatgataatgatgagtttgagtttaagttggacttattaaagagatagagtttcaatcatgcttaaatttaaattaaattaaataattttatttaaataaaataataattttatttaaatattacgctgatgtgaaaaattgtgagaatttCAGAggttttagttatatatatatatatatatatataatatgctattaaaaaaattaatatattatttactcTAAATGAATGTGTCTTCTCCTTTtaatatatctatactactatttaaggggcttccttTGTAtggattcatatttttttagttcaaaaatacccctacagtcctatgtttaaatagagacaaaactaaaggacaatccggcaaaaactcatttttttaattcaaagaTGCCCttacagtcttatgtttaagtagagataaaactaaaggacaatccagtaaaaatgcaactccaactcccactaaaatattgcctaaaaaagaggaccactctcctatttatttataaattgatttattcacttataaattagatttttaaaataaaaatcatatatatatataaaataattaaatacagtttttttctacaaaataggaccactaaaaaagaaaagtctcatcgtacgcgcgaagcgcgtgtgatgagattAGTTACTATTTAAGAGGTTTCTCATATTTAAGATCCTTAATTTAGATgtccaaaataccctcaaattcATCAGTTTCTAAGGCTTAGATCATAGGGTTAGATatgtaaaattagtaatttaaaaactcctaatttttagctaaattaaaaaaaaaaacagttttttctCCCACTTCCACATTTTTCTCTCACGTTAGTTGTCAAATACTACTACaacttctttttgaaaaaaaataaaaataaataaaactgctttttttccccaaaaacataccattttttttatcactaaaatgttttttttttcaaaccttCACATTTCTCCCTCTCATTAGTAATTAAGTACTAATAcgactttttttaaaaataaaaaataaaataaaactgccttgagtaaaaatatatacactcaaaaaataaaaaaataaaaagcaacatCACATGTGCGAACTGGATGTTATGAGgctagtgtatatatatatatatatatatatatgtgtgtgtatatatgtgagagggagagagaagttATTCATATAATTTGCGATGAATTATCAGTTGCGtgaattttgtaaaatgttCCCTAttatcctttttgtttttgtttttttctataGTGATCGAGTTGGGACAAATACAGTCAACCTTTAACGTGCGAACTCTAATATCGAATATATCCTCTGACTCTCGGGAAAAGAGTCTCTTCAATCTAATTGGATAGCTGTTTCTGCTTGCTTCCATGGCATCTCTCTCACCTCTCCCCAAAATTTTCGTACAAAACCCACATGTTCATGCAAATCCCCATGATCATTTGCATAATCCCAACGTAATATACCGAAACCTTTCATTTTCTGGGCTTGGATTTCGGTGTTCTCAACATGCATCGCTTGGAGAAACGAGAATTGTGAGAAAAAGTTCTAATCAAACTGAAGTTATGGTTGGTGAGTTTTCCACTTCCCTTTATTCATTCATATATAAAGGAGTAAGGACTCCCACTGATTCATGGGTTAGCTATAGTTTCTGTTATTAACTTGGTTTTGATTCGTAAAATTTGAAAGGACGAATACAGATAGCTATACCTATGTATGTGTGCTAAGCTTGCATGTAATGCTTTTGGTTTAATTACACACTGATGCGACCTTGACTTTTGTTATGGCAGATTCTGCTACTCAAGTTTTCGATGTTCCACTCTTGTCTTGCTTAGAGGTTAATTTCTTAGTCTCTTCTTTTAAATTGGCTATTGCAATGGATTggtttatgcttttttttttttaaattgagttATGCCAAAGTTGAGTCTTTGGGTTTCTAGACCATACTTCAGAAATTAGTAGAATTACTGTTTCATTGAGTAATGATATGTTCGATTTGGACATTTATTAAGGCTATTGAAAGGCTAAAAGCAAACCGAGAAACCCAACATGTCAAGCAACCGCTTCTGGCCATGTACTCTAGCATTTTTGGTGGAATAACAACTGATCCTGCAGCTATGGTGATCCCCATTGATGATCACATGGTCCACAGAGGCCATGGTGTTTTTGATACTGCAGCTATAAGGGATGGGTTAGTGATTTCAACCCCATAACAAAgagattttgtttttagaaCTTTATAAGTACATTTTATGCTCTTCTTCACGCGGGCACACACATATATCACACCAAGACCTTAAAATGGTTTATATACAGATATAGCatataatgaatatatatatcaaattgatAACTTTTATAGAATTAGAATTGGTCTAAATCAATTGTGAACTTGAACTATTACAACTCTTTCTTTAATAAAGCAGAATCAAATTGTAACTTATGCACGTTATTagaaaagcaaaaacaattACTTGTACATAGTGAATCATATGACAAACTTTGTTGGTAGCAGAAGAAAACGGCTAATATGCATTTTCCGGTTTAAATCTTTAGATCAGTTCAATACTTCAATTCCATgtaaatattttagttttaaccTGGTCTTAGGCTACCAATCCTAAAGCTAATTATCAACAAAGCTCCTAATTGAATCTTTGCTTTTAACCCCAGATTCCTCTATGAGTTGGACCAACACCTTGACCGAATTTTAAAGTCTGCGTCTTTGGCTAAAATTAAGCTCCCATTTGATCGGGAGAGCATAAGAAGAATTCTGATACAAACTGTGAGTGCCTCCAAGTGTAGAACAGGATCACTGAGATACTGGCTCTCAGTAGGACCCGGTGATTTCCAGCTCTCCTCATCTGGCTGCCATCAGCCAGCTCTTTACGCTGTTGTCATTCAAAGTGAATCACCATTTGATTCAAAGGGCATTAGAGTAATAACTTCATCAGTCCCAATAAAACCCCCTCAATTTGCTACCATGAAAAGTGTGAATTACCTTCCAAATGTGCTTTCAAAGATGGAGGCAGAAGAAAATGGTGCATATGCAGCTATTTGGCTGGATAGTGATGGGTTCATTGCTGAAGGACCTAACATGAATGTGGCGTTTGTTACAAAGGACAAGGAACTTCTTATGCCTAAGTTTGACAAAATTCTAAGTGGGTGCACAGCTAAGAGAGTTTTGACTCTTGCAGGAGAACTGGTTAGAAAGGGTGAGCTTCGGGGAATAGAAATGAGAAATGTGACTGTGGAGGAAGGGAAGAAAGCTGATGAGATGATGCTTATTGGCAGTGGGGTTCTTGTTCGGCCTGTAGTGCAGTGGGATGATCAGGTCATTGGTGATGGTAAGAACTTTTCTGCACTGTACTCACTGTGAACCCCCTAGAAACAATAATTTCTTTAGTTACACATATATGTGCAGGTATATTTGCACTTTAGGTTTCTTGTAAAACCAACATGGCATTATTTCCtgtttgcttataaaaaatacatgacATTATTTACTGAGTTGACTTTGTTATATATACATGATTGGAACCACAACCTTAGATTGATTAATGCTAGTTATGTTTACAGAATGCATTAGATTTCCTCTGGTATGTGTTTTATGATGAGATTTTTGAACTTATAAGTGTTGTGAGAGGCATTAGTTCCTCCCATAAAGAGTTCTAGGAAGCATCATTCAGCAGGTACAGCTCATTTGACATCACTCAGAGCAGGTGGAGCttataatttgaacattttttctTAAACAATAAGTCTATAGGCACTGAAAACTTCACAGAAATTTCCCACCCTTCCACTTTCCTTTGTGTTGTAGACTGTAGTGGGCCTAAATGTGGTGAGGGGCAACTATACATGAGAGGGTGAAATATTCAGTGCCAGTACTCAGTAGGTAAAGCTCTAGGAAGCATCATTCAGCAGGTAAAGCTCATTTGGCATCATTCAGAGCAGGTGGAActaatttgaacatttttttcttaaacaatAAGTCTATAGGCACTGAAAACTTCACAGAAATTCTCCACCCTTCCTCTTTCCTTTGTGTTGTAGTGGGCCTAAATGAGGTGAGGGGCAACTAGACCTGAGACTGAAAGAGTGAAATATTCAGTGCCAGTAGCATAgctgttttttttaaagaagtgtTGTGCATGCTTTAGTTGCTTCTCTATTCACTGCATTGTAACATTGATTCAGAAATATCAAAAGTAATGCATTATCTATCATTCTATGGCCCTTGAAAATCATTCATCCTTCCTTGAAGTGGAATATCCCCACACTTTAAATTGTTGAGTTGAAATCATGTTTGCTTATAAAGCTTCAAAAGTTGACAAGTtgcaatttttgtttctttttaggCAAAGAAGGTCCTGTGGCTCTCAGCCTCCTAAATCTCATTTTTGAGGACATGAAATCAGGCCCCCCTACAGTCCGAGTTCTTGTTCCTTATTAAGCTTGCTTCATTGGTGTTGCATGATCAGAGCTCTGAATGCCGGAATTCCTCTATTTGTGAATCACTCCATGGTTGTGATCTTCCTTTGTGACAAATAAGTGCTTTGAGTTCTTGACGTATTGCCCATTATCTATCTTTAGTAGTGATGGCAGGCAATGTCAGATTTGAGATAGCTTATCTCTTTGGTCTTTTATAAATGACAAGAATAACAGTGCTCTTCATGTGTATTTATAAGCTTCTAGTGCGTACAGCTATATGTTTTGCTTTTCTCAATGTCACAGGTTAGTATGAACGCATAGTGCAATGGTAACTTTTTTCCCTCACTCCAAATGCCCCCTTAAAAATTCCTCTGAAGTGGTGTCTTGTATTTAAATCTTTTATAGGAATAATTTGTGGGGGTTGTAATTGCTTAAATTTTGCAATCTGTGCAATGAAGGAGTTCATGGGTAAATTTTGTTGCTAAACTTTTAAGAAAATGTTTGTTAATCATCGTCATAGACATAAATTCAAATCttatctcatatatataatgttatcTAAGATTTATCGCCGTCTACAATAGTATACgcaaactaaaaaattaaccCGTCCCGGCATGAAATTGGAGATCATAGATACAATCAAGAATtcatataaaattcaaataattgtAGAGATTAGGCTCTAATCTAGCTGTTAAAAGGAAATGCCAGATAATTAGATAAATTGTTAGTATACTTTTGTATAGGAcgtaaataactaaatatatggaagtttaaactttaaactacGAGCCACGGAAGAAGCAGACCCATGTTTCGTGCTCATGTCGATTATATAAAAGCTAGTGGAGCATCCATCTAGTGTTAAATATGCTGTGTAGTTGTTTTCTAAGCCGCTGCTTTGCAAAAGCTGATGCGTACTTGTTTTCTTATTACCTTTTCGCATACCAAAAAGATATTCCAATTCACATTTTTTAAGTGGGGTAGAATTATATAAAAAGCGTCTTCTAGTTCTCACTTCTCACAATGGCTTATATGTATAGCATGGTATTGTTGTAACACTCACTACACTTCAAAACCAAACAAGGTTTTTTCTATTCTCCcctaattataaaattattaaaaaaaaattactgattaattaataataaacacTTTGTTCCTTATTGATTGAATTTCcatttattttaatagaaaattcaaagttctatcaatttaagaaaaaaatattgtttttttagttatatttaacaaaaaatcatAATGGAATGAGGTAACTACTTACTACTAATAAATTCGAGGAGGCATTACTCAGTTTAGAAGTTTAGAAGGACATTACAACTACACGATAGTAGGAGGAAAATTGTCTCTAACCCTATGGAGGCATTTGTAGTGTGAactataaatttcaaaatttgtaatcATCATCTTAATTTTAGAACAATTTGTGATATTCTTCAAGGCTCCAACCATTTGAGTAATAGTCTAATGGTAATAATATCCTTTTAAGGTGTCTCATATATGTGGTTTGAACTCCATTTCGCTCATCTTCCCTTCACTATCTACagttttaaaaatgtattgCACATTGCAAATGTTTTTATGGTTCGAGGAGGGTGGACATTTTTAGTACTCTCATAATTTAAGCTTTAAAGAGTTGCCCACCAAACTATCAATTCTTACACTAATTAAGGGTTGTTAATAATTATGAGTTGtactgtaaatttttttttgggtaagaaataccattcattaataatttaatgatttgcATGCATGAATTCATTAAGGTTGTGTATGTGTTAATATTTGTGCACGATCtgactttatttatatatataaaaaatgtataaaaacaTTATCTATTAAAAGTATTGAATGCCATATAAGCTATGCTATAAGGGCACTcaataaccccaaaaaaaaaaaaccttcatttAATAAAAGATGATACATGTAAACATAAGGTAGTTTAATAGTGACCGTCAAGGGCAGAGCTATAGCATggcttttggaggggggggggggatgggttattttatattatgtataagTATTAAAGCTTTAAATATTTAACTACAAAAATAGAAGTTGGCCCCCTCAAATGATTGAGTTAGTCCAATAATGCTCTTAAAAATCAGTAGAATTTGTCAATTGGTCTTGTAGTTATAGAGACaaagtagtttttgttttctctaatTCGTTTTTTTGTACATGTTTAATATTAAACTAGACAGTTTTTGTATACTCATTAGAGTTTAAAAGATGATAAATTCccctaaaaaattatcttgcGAATATACATATTTCAAAGTTgctaattttatatacaatatatttataaattatgaccTACTCTAGTATCAACAtattaatatctatatttgTGTATGTACATTTACGCATGTGTATGATGGTTTATCTTAACTCAAAACTAATATATTAATACCAAAATTTGCCCtcccaaacaaaaaatcctagCTCTGCCCCTAGTGACCATATATCTTTTTTGTGAAGCTTTAACATTGGAGGTCGAAATCCTTTAATTGACATAGaggttaaaaaaataaggaaggTTAGACAGtctataaacacaaaattttgcatttatttgtAATTAGTAGGACATGATATTGAATTGTCTAAATTTAGAAATGATTTGGTTAGATGTCAAATTATTATCTATAATTTGTGTATGTGCAAGTTAGATTTGTACAAGTTAGATTTTAGCTTATGTGGAAGataaaaataagttatctaATAGTACATTTACGGGAAAAAGCTTATAAGTGACAAATGTACAAGTTTTGAGTCTTTGACATTACAAATGTTAGAGAATGAGAAAGTGATTGTAAGGATGTAAAATTGACACAAGATGTACGTAGAAAACTCTAATAAAGGGATGAAAAACCATGGTTTGCGCAAGAAGAGGTAACTCTTGTACAATAAGGGTGTTATTTCTTCAAAGAGCGAccttattttctatctttctaTCTTACCAACTTTCTACTCTCTCCTCAAAATATCTACTTGGGTTCTTATTCTAAAAGTCCAGTTGCATGTTCCTTTTATAATCTGAGGAATATTGCTGAGTATAAAGACATGTGTTAAATcatcattttcttatttttggacTTTTCCACAGCTGGGGTACTATTTGGTGATCGGAGGAGAGAGAGCGCGCCAACATGGCACTATGGCATATGGGTAGGTGACTCTGTCACTGCTTGGGAAACAACTCTTGAACAAATGAGAGGAACATCAGGAGTACTGTAAGTGGTACACGTGTTTTCAAAAGTGGTCCAACATGCACTCAACCAATAAAGGGAGTTCTCATAGCTGTCGACTTTAAAAAGTCACATCTCCCTTTCGTGAGTGCTTGAGTACCATGTTAAATGTATATCTTACTTTCTTCCCAAGGTAGTCATGCCTTTAGCACAGGCCAATGATAGGATTTTGCAACCAACACTTCCTCTTCCTCTGCTCACAGCCATTCCACGTGTAGGGTTTAGATCTAACCACGTAGACATTCCCCATGCCTTGGTTGGTGGAATGTACATTTGGTTgataaatataaatagtaaatttCTTAGTAAATATTAGATATGACTTTTCACTAAACAAAATTAGTTAAtctagttttataaattaataaatgaacTTGATTTTATCTCGTTAACTCTAATAGTATaatctaaattataattttttttgataggataaattataatttttatactGAACGAAGTCAAATGAAACTTTGATTGAAAACTAAGTAATGTCATGCATTATAAGACAAAAGATATCCCGATGAACGACTTCTAACCATTCTCAATTGTAATCTCGATTGTCATGCATAATGCACTACAAGAGAAAACAAAGTAAGTAATCtcaattgtaatttattttttaattttaattattattataggtTTTTaaatgagtgaaaaaaaaaaaaatcgttagAGCGTTTTTCTTTATACATGAAATGAATAGATTAATCAAATAACTATGATAAGAAAATGAATCAAGTGTAAACTTAGATTATAGTTTAATATTGGTTGAgcttgtatttaaaataaaatttatacttttaataTTTGACTTGATTAAGTTCACGCCTTActttaaatacatttttattaGCAAAAAGTCACAAAAAAGTCTATGAACACACACATTCTTACACTCATCTCTATAACTGGTGCATATATATTAAGCAGTGATTGAATTGTTTTCGCGGAATACGAGTGGTGGTCCCATATTTTAGTCACATGTTAACAAATAGAATCAtggtaaattatatatttagtcTCTATCttttatatcatattttaatttggtcaataatttttcattgtgttaatttggtctctaacttTTTAGtgtcatgtcaatttagtccttatcGTTATAtcttggatgaaaattgatgatACGATGAACgatcaaaatagaattttagtgTATTGTCACATTAACGAaagctaatttttattttgctcATTAGAAGCGTCAtcaattttcttctaaaaaataattgctaggactaaattgacacggtacTGAAAGATTATGGttcaaattgacacaattgaaatgttaatgatcaaattgaaatatgatatataaaataagagCTAAATAAGTAGTTTACCTTAGAATAATTACCACAATTATCTTGTGTATCAAACTATGATTGTCTGCTTGTCACTTTTACAtgaactcatcatttttttttttcatccctcaCAATTTACCACATGAACAGTTGTGACACAAATTATGCCATTTTATgtgattttagaatttttgtaaCACACATGCATGCAATATGTGGCAAAGTGTGTGATAAGGTGTGCCCTTTTAGAAGagtttgataagttatataaatttttacaaaatattttacaactgTAAATATTATGATAAAAA
Coding sequences within:
- the LOC142611838 gene encoding D-amino-acid transaminase, chloroplastic — translated: MASLSPLPKIFVQNPHVHANPHDHLHNPNVIYRNLSFSGLGFRCSQHASLGETRIVRKSSNQTEVMVDSATQVFDVPLLSCLEAIERLKANRETQHVKQPLLAMYSSIFGGITTDPAAMVIPIDDHMVHRGHGVFDTAAIRDGFLYELDQHLDRILKSASLAKIKLPFDRESIRRILIQTVSASKCRTGSLRYWLSVGPGDFQLSSSGCHQPALYAVVIQSESPFDSKGIRVITSSVPIKPPQFATMKSVNYLPNVLSKMEAEENGAYAAIWLDSDGFIAEGPNMNVAFVTKDKELLMPKFDKILSGCTAKRVLTLAGELVRKGELRGIEMRNVTVEEGKKADEMMLIGSGVLVRPVVQWDDQVIGDGKEGPVALSLLNLIFEDMKSGPPTVRVLVPY